The Helicobacteraceae bacterium genome has a window encoding:
- a CDS encoding homoserine O-acetyltransferase — protein MGDLNLRTKTASFKNALYLESGRILEPFEIVYETYGTLNEAKDNAIVVCHALSGSHHAAGRYENDKKAGWWDALIGSGKAIDVDRFFVICANVIGSCYGSTGPTSPAYPSLEPYRFKFPVVTVKDMVKAERLLIDRLGLNSIHAVIGGSMGGMQALHFAVDYPSLAKRIVVMATTHATSPWAIAFNKVAMEATISDPAFENGAYDIEALRERGLKGAAIGRMAGHISFLSPESMNRKFGRDFTGAEGLFDLFGRFQIERYLDYNGGNFPRWFDPLSFLYIIKAINIYDISRGYDSLESALSRVKSRLHLFGFDRDLLFLPRELQEIDATMKKIGKGDLSAYHHINSDYGHDAFLVETDKFADILADVLR, from the coding sequence GTGGGCGATCTTAACCTAAGAACAAAAACCGCGTCGTTCAAAAACGCGCTCTATTTGGAGAGCGGGCGGATTTTGGAGCCGTTTGAGATCGTCTATGAGACCTACGGGACGCTTAACGAAGCCAAAGACAACGCAATCGTCGTCTGCCACGCTTTGAGCGGCAGCCACCACGCGGCGGGGCGCTACGAAAACGACAAAAAAGCTGGTTGGTGGGACGCTCTGATCGGAAGCGGCAAGGCGATTGACGTTGATCGCTTTTTTGTGATATGCGCGAACGTGATCGGATCGTGCTACGGCTCGACGGGACCAACTAGCCCCGCGTATCCGAGTTTGGAGCCGTATCGCTTTAAGTTTCCCGTCGTTACGGTCAAAGATATGGTCAAAGCCGAAAGATTGCTTATCGATCGGCTTGGGCTAAATAGTATCCACGCGGTTATCGGCGGCAGCATGGGAGGAATGCAGGCGCTACATTTCGCCGTCGATTACCCCTCTTTGGCGAAGCGTATAGTCGTTATGGCGACTACGCACGCGACAAGCCCTTGGGCGATCGCGTTTAATAAGGTCGCTATGGAGGCGACGATCAGCGATCCCGCGTTTGAAAACGGCGCTTACGATATAGAGGCGTTGCGAGAGCGCGGGTTAAAGGGCGCGGCGATCGGGCGAATGGCGGGGCATATCAGTTTTCTTAGCCCCGAATCGATGAACCGCAAGTTTGGTCGCGATTTTACGGGCGCGGAAGGTTTGTTTGATCTATTCGGGCGCTTTCAGATCGAGCGGTATCTCGACTATAACGGCGGCAACTTCCCTAGATGGTTTGATCCGCTGTCGTTTTTGTATATTATCAAGGCGATCAACATATACGATATATCGCGCGGCTACGACTCCCTAGAGAGCGCTCTATCGCGCGTGAAATCGCGCCTGCATCTGTTTGGCTTTGATCGCGATCTGCTCTTTTTGCCGCGAGAGCTACAGGAGATCGACGCGACGATGAAAAAGATCGGCAAAGGCGATCTAAGCGCCTACCACCATATAAACAGCGACTACGGACACGACGCTTTTCTGGTTGAAACGGACAAGTTCGCGGACATATTAGCCGACGTATTGCGCTAA
- the guaB gene encoding IMP dehydrogenase, translating into MALNILKRAFTFDDLLLVPRYSAVLPVEVNLRTKLSRNIPLNIPIVSAAMDTVTEFRAAIAVARLGGVGVIHKNMDIQSQANEVRKVKKSESGIIIDPVHITPDATLGEAEEIMREFRISGVPAIDEHDRLVGIITNRDMRFETDMGRLVGEVMTKTPLITGKVGTSLDEAAEIMREHKIEKLPIVDEGGYLKGLITIKDIKKRKEYPDSNKDDFGRLRVAAAIGVRQFERAEALVKAGADALVLDSAHGHSKGIIETIKTIKERFAVDLIAGNIASAEAAKALIEAGADGIKVGIGPGSICTTRIVAGVGVPQLSAIDECASVAKQYDVPVVADGGIKYSGDLAKALAGGASCAMIGSLLAGTEESPGETIMFQGRQYKNYRGMGSLGAMQRGGADRYFQEGMARDKLVPEGIEGRVPYRGRVADVIHQLIGGLRSSMGYLGAKDIPTFAQTAQFVEITSAGLKESHVHDVDITKEAPNYHR; encoded by the coding sequence ATGGCGTTAAATATACTAAAAAGAGCTTTCACTTTCGACGATCTGCTACTCGTTCCGCGATATAGCGCGGTGTTGCCCGTAGAGGTCAATCTGCGCACGAAGCTAAGCAGAAATATCCCGCTTAATATTCCGATCGTTTCGGCGGCGATGGACACCGTTACCGAGTTTCGCGCGGCGATCGCCGTAGCGAGGCTGGGCGGAGTCGGCGTTATCCACAAAAATATGGATATACAAAGCCAAGCGAACGAGGTAAGAAAGGTCAAGAAAAGCGAGAGCGGGATCATTATCGATCCCGTGCATATTACGCCCGACGCGACGCTTGGCGAAGCGGAAGAGATTATGCGCGAGTTTAGAATCAGCGGCGTGCCGGCGATCGACGAACACGACAGGCTCGTCGGAATTATCACAAACCGCGATATGCGTTTTGAGACCGATATGGGGCGGTTGGTAGGCGAGGTGATGACCAAAACGCCGCTTATTACGGGCAAAGTCGGCACGAGCTTAGACGAGGCGGCGGAGATTATGCGCGAGCATAAGATAGAAAAGCTGCCGATCGTGGACGAGGGCGGCTATCTTAAAGGGCTTATCACCATAAAAGATATTAAAAAGCGCAAAGAGTATCCCGATTCCAACAAGGACGATTTTGGACGGCTTCGCGTGGCGGCGGCGATCGGCGTAAGGCAGTTTGAACGCGCCGAAGCGCTGGTGAAAGCGGGCGCGGACGCGCTTGTTTTGGACTCCGCGCACGGACACAGCAAGGGCATTATCGAGACGATCAAGACGATCAAGGAGCGCTTCGCCGTCGATCTGATCGCGGGGAATATAGCCTCTGCGGAAGCGGCGAAGGCGTTGATCGAGGCGGGCGCGGACGGGATTAAGGTGGGCATAGGACCTGGCAGTATATGCACGACGCGGATCGTGGCGGGCGTGGGCGTGCCGCAATTAAGCGCAATCGACGAGTGCGCCAGCGTCGCTAAACAATACGACGTTCCCGTCGTAGCCGACGGCGGGATCAAATACAGCGGCGATCTGGCTAAAGCGCTGGCGGGGGGCGCTAGTTGCGCGATGATCGGCTCGCTTCTGGCTGGGACGGAAGAGTCCCCGGGCGAAACGATTATGTTTCAAGGTCGCCAATATAAAAACTATCGCGGCATGGGTAGTCTTGGCGCGATGCAAAGGGGCGGCGCGGATCGCTACTTTCAAGAGGGTATGGCGCGCGATAAGCTGGTGCCGGAAGGGATCGAGGGTAGGGTGCCGTATCGCGGCAGGGTAGCCGACGTGATTCATCAGCTTATCGGCGGGCTAAGAAGCTCTATGGGTTATCTAGGCGCGAAAGATATTCCGACCTTCGCGCAGACGGCGCAGTTTGTGGAGATCACTTCGGCTGGGCTAAAAGAGAGCCACGTCCATGACGTGGATATTACCAAAGAAGCGCCGAATTATCACCGCTAG
- the gatA gene encoding Asp-tRNA(Asn)/Glu-tRNA(Gln) amidotransferase subunit GatA, with amino-acid sequence MITLKEALKLPKEALRDLKEDLQKKINENRAIGAYVEQLTNEPINEYGEGAFVLIKDNIQVKGWSVTSASKILQGYVAPYDATVVQNLLKANIAPFGRANMDEFAMGSSTETSFYGKTLNPRNLSRVPGGSSGGSAAAVAGGFAIAALGSDTGGSIRQPAAFCGCVGFKPTYGRVSRYGLASYSSSLDQIGPITQNVEDAAILFDAIAGFDPKDSTSAAVEAANVSRKLDPKRKLKIAVIENYIEQTNPDVAKALNEAAKTLERAGHTIVKKTMGDCAHHVATYYVLAAAEASANYARYDGIRYGFRGEGGDLKEIYDSTRSQGFGDEVKRRLLLGAFVLSSGYYEAYYRKAQKTRKLIGDEFAAIHDECDLIFAPVTPSVAFEFNAKKSPLDMYLSDIFTISVNLAGLPSISVPIGSGADNLPVGAQLIGKPFDERAVFDGALSLENALK; translated from the coding sequence TTGATTACACTTAAAGAAGCCTTAAAACTACCCAAAGAGGCGTTGCGCGACTTAAAAGAGGACTTACAAAAAAAAATCAACGAAAACAGAGCGATCGGCGCATATGTCGAACAACTGACAAACGAGCCTATCAACGAATACGGCGAAGGCGCTTTTGTATTGATAAAAGACAACATTCAGGTTAAGGGCTGGAGCGTAACCAGCGCCAGCAAGATACTGCAAGGCTATGTCGCGCCATACGACGCAACCGTCGTGCAAAACCTGCTCAAAGCGAATATCGCGCCGTTTGGACGCGCCAACATGGACGAGTTCGCTATGGGAAGCTCGACCGAGACGAGTTTTTACGGAAAAACGCTCAACCCGCGCAATCTCTCCCGCGTGCCGGGCGGCAGCAGCGGCGGCAGCGCGGCGGCGGTGGCGGGCGGCTTCGCGATCGCCGCGCTTGGAAGCGATACGGGCGGATCGATTCGCCAACCGGCGGCTTTTTGCGGTTGCGTGGGCTTCAAACCGACTTACGGGCGGGTGAGCCGCTACGGTTTGGCAAGCTACTCGTCGAGCCTCGATCAGATCGGTCCTATAACGCAAAACGTAGAGGACGCGGCTATTTTATTCGACGCGATCGCTGGTTTTGACCCTAAAGATTCCACAAGCGCGGCAGTAGAGGCGGCAAACGTCTCCAGAAAACTCGATCCAAAGCGTAAGCTAAAGATCGCCGTTATAGAGAACTATATCGAGCAGACCAATCCCGACGTGGCGAAGGCGCTTAACGAGGCGGCGAAAACGCTTGAGAGGGCGGGGCATACGATTGTAAAAAAGACGATGGGCGACTGCGCGCACCACGTGGCTACTTACTACGTGTTAGCCGCCGCCGAAGCTAGCGCCAACTACGCGCGATACGACGGGATTAGATACGGCTTTAGAGGCGAGGGCGGCGATCTAAAAGAGATTTACGACTCGACTAGATCGCAAGGCTTTGGCGACGAGGTAAAGCGCCGTCTGCTACTAGGGGCGTTTGTGCTCTCTAGCGGATATTATGAGGCGTATTATCGCAAGGCGCAAAAAACGCGCAAACTTATCGGCGACGAGTTTGCCGCCATTCACGACGAGTGCGATCTAATTTTCGCCCCCGTTACGCCGAGCGTCGCTTTTGAGTTCAACGCCAAGAAATCGCCGCTCGATATGTATCTAAGCGATATTTTTACCATTTCGGTTAATCTAGCGGGGCTTCCGTCTATCAGCGTTCCGATCGGAAGCGGCGCGGATAATCTGCCCGTCGGCGCGCAGTTGATCGGCAAGCCGTTTGACGAGCGAGCGGTTTTCGACGGGGCGCTTAGCTTAGAAAACGCGCTTAAATAA
- a CDS encoding tetratricopeptide repeat protein has protein sequence MKQFFGVILPLVVSSLYALDITQTTGIIDKESYLALTLKEDRPFSCRVNPATLLEAGNMVCEFDRVPALKPQPIDNPFFSVEPILDPKRFTIKIAFKQNALVYPMETPTLSSIPIAPNGEITSSSRWIAIGYKNKPPVLRASSGGGLNFPVVFPPFEPPSVGALDLNGAPIANRAISEDGQEFSRILAQYEAGFLTDAQRMIDDALARSDGKHLFMPELLALKIKILDKLGDQDEALIAAAKPWTEAYAFHKETPEILLLLANAQTRLGLIADGRYHYDTLIREYPKNPLSDFARIYKADRAMIEGKAFDAKLGYESVLFNSQDVSAAALAASRLADMAIREDDIPKAAEFYEKILKSAPEFFLDKLDESERLMNLMAEQKLYVPAALLGEIVLEHIDSTSQTYENSLLSLARWQNFAHMSEKSLITYERYLAEFDFSPQAPLARKERDLLEFSIGRQTQEANLALYDEIITKYPDDEAADRALYEKSKLLVRLGRYAEASEILPKLDKLDKALFHNFDAQMRQMERSLLDAFLQAGDCAAAARFSRDRRLGVSIRSDEAYFDCAYKARDFNLALEIAQTNIRKYSPAKGAKWSARRLDTLYAMADYPSYIDGEERYIKMLRALKEPIGADRYIRLFDSYRRTGFEPKRMGEIAAIVESQFPKEPRLMDIYAAMIVLSADQNDSKSQYDYSKKLVNRTRLTAVKAFTPEAEMAFARAALKEGKPNEAILVLQTLLNEALDIRDRSKALFTLGEALEQNASVDLAATAFQRCANLEINDDPWSNLCREKIAAR, from the coding sequence ATGAAACAGTTTTTTGGCGTAATCTTGCCGCTTGTCGTCTCGTCGTTATACGCGCTTGATATTACGCAGACGACGGGCATTATAGACAAAGAGAGCTACCTAGCTCTTACGCTCAAAGAGGATCGCCCATTTTCTTGCCGCGTTAATCCCGCTACGTTATTGGAAGCGGGCAATATGGTTTGCGAGTTTGATCGCGTTCCCGCGCTGAAGCCGCAGCCAATCGACAATCCCTTTTTCAGCGTCGAACCGATTTTAGACCCAAAGCGCTTTACAATAAAGATTGCGTTCAAGCAAAATGCGCTTGTGTATCCGATGGAGACGCCCACGCTTTCCTCGATTCCGATCGCGCCAAACGGCGAAATAACCTCTTCGTCGCGCTGGATCGCGATCGGATACAAAAACAAGCCGCCTGTTTTACGCGCGTCAAGCGGCGGCGGATTAAACTTTCCCGTCGTTTTTCCGCCGTTTGAACCTCCCTCCGTCGGCGCGCTTGATCTAAACGGCGCTCCGATCGCCAATCGCGCCATAAGCGAGGACGGACAGGAGTTTTCGCGGATTTTAGCGCAGTATGAGGCTGGATTTTTGACCGACGCGCAGCGAATGATCGACGACGCGCTGGCGCGAAGCGACGGCAAACATCTGTTTATGCCGGAGCTTCTTGCGCTTAAGATAAAGATTTTAGACAAGCTCGGCGATCAGGACGAAGCGCTAATAGCCGCCGCTAAGCCTTGGACGGAGGCTTACGCCTTTCATAAAGAGACGCCGGAGATTTTACTGCTCCTAGCCAACGCGCAAACGCGACTAGGGCTTATCGCCGACGGGCGGTATCATTACGATACGCTCATTCGTGAATATCCCAAAAATCCTCTTTCCGACTTCGCGCGAATCTACAAAGCGGATCGCGCCATGATCGAAGGCAAGGCTTTCGACGCGAAGTTAGGTTACGAGAGCGTTTTGTTTAACTCGCAAGACGTTTCCGCCGCCGCGCTCGCCGCCTCGCGTTTGGCGGATATGGCTATTCGAGAGGACGATATTCCAAAAGCCGCCGAGTTTTACGAAAAGATATTAAAAAGCGCTCCGGAGTTTTTTCTGGATAAGCTAGACGAAAGCGAGCGCCTCATGAACCTGATGGCGGAGCAAAAACTATACGTCCCAGCCGCGCTGTTGGGCGAGATTGTTCTAGAGCATATCGACTCGACGTCGCAAACGTATGAAAATTCGTTGTTAAGTCTGGCTAGATGGCAAAACTTCGCGCATATGAGCGAAAAATCGCTGATCACTTACGAGCGTTACCTTGCCGAGTTTGATTTTTCGCCGCAAGCGCCGTTAGCCAGAAAAGAGCGCGATCTGCTGGAGTTCTCGATAGGCAGACAGACGCAGGAGGCAAATCTGGCGCTTTATGACGAGATTATTACAAAATATCCGGACGACGAAGCGGCAGACCGCGCGTTATACGAAAAGTCTAAATTGCTTGTTCGGCTTGGTCGTTACGCCGAAGCAAGCGAGATTTTACCAAAGTTAGACAAGCTGGATAAGGCTTTGTTTCACAATTTCGACGCGCAAATGCGACAGATGGAGCGCTCGCTGTTAGACGCTTTCTTGCAAGCGGGCGATTGCGCCGCCGCCGCGCGGTTTAGTCGCGATCGTAGGCTCGGCGTTTCTATCAGAAGCGACGAGGCTTATTTTGACTGCGCTTACAAGGCGCGCGACTTTAACCTCGCGCTGGAGATCGCGCAAACCAACATTCGCAAATATTCGCCGGCTAAAGGAGCGAAGTGGTCGGCTAGACGGCTAGATACGCTCTATGCTATGGCGGACTATCCGAGCTATATCGACGGCGAGGAGCGCTATATCAAAATGCTTCGCGCCCTAAAAGAGCCGATCGGCGCGGATCGCTATATCCGCCTGTTTGACTCTTACCGCCGAACCGGTTTTGAGCCTAAACGAATGGGCGAGATAGCCGCGATCGTCGAATCGCAATTTCCCAAAGAGCCGCGCTTGATGGATATATATGCCGCTATGATCGTTTTAAGCGCCGATCAAAACGACTCTAAGAGCCAATACGACTACTCCAAAAAGCTCGTTAACCGAACGCGATTAACGGCTGTTAAGGCGTTTACGCCCGAAGCTGAGATGGCGTTCGCCCGCGCCGCGCTTAAAGAGGGCAAGCCAAACGAGGCGATCTTGGTTTTGCAAACGCTATTAAACGAAGCGCTAGATATTCGCGATCGCTCCAAGGCGCTATTTACGCTCGGCGAGGCTTTAGAGCAAAACGCAAGCGTCGATCTGGCGGCGACAGCGTTTCAGCGTTGCGCCAATCTTGAAATTAACGATGATCCGTGGAGCAATCTCTGCCGTGAAAAGATAGCGGCGCGCTAA
- the nuoN gene encoding NADH-quinone oxidoreductase subunit NuoN translates to MSSFSFVSLLPILILAVGGIVVLSVDLFFKNAGRNAFATITIAALLMAIAALFYLDFVERSLFDALLIDGLAKASLWVIIGASLLFMPLAFTGMRFLEYQFAEFYALFLFMAAGFAAMVSSDNLIVIVIGLETGSLALYTLISMHRRDKALEAALKYFTMGALAAGLLIFGVMLLYAATGSLEIGKIQSALVTSGFEHTSLIVAASAFIIAGLGFKLSIVPFHTWTPDVYEGSSAPMAGYMSIAPKIAGFAVAIRLFDFLAQSPDRAVYALLYIVAVATLTIGNLLALMQDDVKRMLAFSSISHAGFVMCAFVMGSSEAHAGLFLYWVLFLFTNLGAFAMLWISRHPSKTWDIRFDHPYGKFSGMIKLSPMGAVIMAIFMLSLAGIPPFALFFGKIYLIGEAIASDHLYLALIMLVNSAIAVYYYLKLIVYMFLRDPSDNDGTVYYQNGAVPLKIVLGVAAVMVVTSFFWIEPLLGSLNDLIVAGGY, encoded by the coding sequence ATGAGTTCGTTTTCTTTTGTTTCTTTGCTGCCGATCTTGATTCTAGCCGTCGGCGGGATCGTCGTTTTAAGCGTCGATCTGTTTTTCAAAAACGCGGGACGCAACGCGTTCGCCACGATTACGATTGCCGCGCTGCTTATGGCGATCGCGGCGCTTTTTTACCTTGATTTTGTCGAGCGGAGTTTATTCGACGCGCTCTTGATCGACGGGCTTGCCAAAGCCTCTTTATGGGTGATTATCGGCGCGTCGCTACTGTTTATGCCGTTAGCTTTCACGGGAATGCGGTTTTTGGAGTATCAGTTCGCCGAGTTTTACGCGCTGTTTTTATTTATGGCGGCGGGTTTTGCGGCTATGGTTTCTAGCGATAATTTAATCGTGATCGTTATAGGTCTCGAGACCGGCTCTTTGGCGCTCTATACGCTTATCAGCATGCACCGCCGCGACAAGGCGTTGGAGGCGGCGCTTAAATACTTTACGATGGGCGCGCTCGCGGCGGGGCTGCTGATCTTTGGAGTAATGCTGCTTTACGCCGCGACGGGCAGTTTAGAGATAGGCAAGATTCAAAGCGCGTTAGTAACAAGCGGCTTCGAGCATACCTCTTTGATCGTGGCGGCTTCGGCGTTTATTATCGCGGGGCTTGGCTTCAAGCTCTCTATCGTGCCGTTCCACACATGGACGCCGGACGTTTACGAGGGTTCTAGCGCGCCTATGGCGGGCTATATGTCTATAGCGCCTAAGATCGCCGGTTTTGCCGTGGCGATCAGGCTCTTTGATTTTTTAGCGCAAAGTCCGGATCGCGCGGTTTATGCGCTTTTGTATATAGTCGCCGTCGCCACGCTGACGATAGGCAATCTTTTGGCGCTTATGCAAGACGACGTTAAGCGAATGCTCGCCTTTAGCTCGATTAGCCACGCCGGATTTGTTATGTGCGCTTTCGTGATGGGTTCCAGCGAGGCGCACGCGGGCTTGTTTCTTTATTGGGTTTTATTTTTATTTACCAATTTAGGCGCGTTCGCTATGCTGTGGATTTCGCGCCACCCAAGCAAAACGTGGGATATTCGTTTCGATCACCCCTACGGCAAGTTTTCTGGCATGATAAAACTTAGCCCTATGGGCGCCGTGATTATGGCGATCTTTATGCTTTCGCTCGCCGGTATTCCGCCGTTTGCGCTCTTTTTCGGCAAAATCTATTTGATTGGCGAGGCGATAGCGAGCGATCATCTCTATCTCGCTCTTATTATGTTGGTCAATAGCGCGATCGCCGTCTATTACTACCTAAAGTTAATCGTCTATATGTTTTTGCGCGATCCGTCGGATAACGACGGCACGGTTTATTATCAAAACGGCGCGGTTCCGTTGAAGATCGTGCTTGGAGTAGCCGCCGTAATGGTCGTTACGTCGTTTTTCTGGATCGAGCCGCTACTAGGCTCTTTGAACGATCTAATCGTCGCCGGCGGTTATTAA
- a CDS encoding NADH-quinone oxidoreductase subunit M, which yields MSSYLLSILVFFPLLGALVGFAIPKDRVRIYALVIAAIEFALSLYLWYLFDYDYKFTNDSLGMQFVYSLPVIESLGISYKVGVDGFSLFLIILSAFITLIALIALGETERLKNLVASILMLEMTMIGVFAALDAIVFYFFWEFSLAPMLYIIGAWGSGNRIYAAVKFFIYTFSGSLLLLLGILYFAWLFYQDMGYATFDIIQWHRHPIAYSAQLWLFAAMGIGFAVKVPMFPFHTWLPYAHGQAPTIGSILLAAVLLKMGTYGFVRFSLPLFPDASVYFAPFMGAIGIIMVIYAAMVAFAQKDIKQIIAYSSISHMGVIILGTFALNAEGIGGSVFFMLSHGIISGALFMLVGVIYDRRHTKQLSEFGGIASVMPIYAAIFMFMAMASAGLPLTMGFVGEFLSLLGYFRASPIMALLAGTSIILGAVYMLNLYRKTFYGAVTIEANKTLTDLNRRELAALIPLVLVVVWLGVYPKPVLAPIDKASIYLAQMMAIKSVPNEDATRQRLESLNSPMFGGGQ from the coding sequence ATGTCCTCTTATTTGCTTTCGATTTTAGTGTTTTTTCCGTTATTGGGCGCGTTAGTCGGCTTTGCGATTCCTAAAGATCGCGTTAGGATTTACGCGCTGGTAATCGCCGCGATCGAGTTTGCGCTCTCGCTCTATCTGTGGTATCTGTTCGATTACGACTACAAATTCACAAACGACAGCTTAGGCATGCAGTTTGTCTATTCGCTGCCCGTTATCGAATCGTTGGGTATTAGCTATAAAGTAGGCGTGGACGGCTTTTCGCTGTTTTTAATCATACTTAGCGCCTTTATTACGCTGATTGCGCTGATCGCGCTTGGCGAAACGGAGCGGCTTAAAAACCTTGTCGCCTCGATTTTGATGTTAGAGATGACGATGATCGGCGTTTTCGCGGCGCTTGACGCGATCGTGTTTTATTTCTTTTGGGAGTTTTCGCTGGCGCCTATGCTCTATATTATCGGCGCGTGGGGCAGCGGCAATAGAATCTACGCGGCGGTGAAGTTCTTTATCTACACCTTTAGCGGCTCGCTTTTACTTCTGCTTGGCATACTGTATTTCGCGTGGCTTTTCTATCAGGATATGGGATACGCCACCTTTGATATTATTCAATGGCATAGACACCCGATCGCCTATTCGGCGCAACTCTGGCTCTTTGCGGCGATGGGGATCGGCTTCGCGGTAAAAGTTCCTATGTTTCCTTTTCATACGTGGCTTCCATACGCGCACGGACAGGCGCCCACAATCGGCTCGATCTTGCTTGCCGCCGTGCTGCTCAAAATGGGGACATACGGTTTTGTGCGTTTTAGCCTGCCGCTCTTTCCGGACGCGAGCGTCTATTTCGCGCCGTTTATGGGCGCGATCGGGATTATTATGGTTATCTACGCGGCGATGGTGGCGTTCGCGCAGAAGGATATAAAACAGATTATCGCCTATAGCTCGATCAGCCATATGGGCGTGATTATTCTAGGGACGTTCGCTCTGAACGCGGAGGGTATCGGCGGCTCGGTTTTCTTTATGCTTAGCCACGGGATTATCAGCGGCGCTCTGTTTATGCTGGTGGGCGTAATCTACGATCGCCGCCACACAAAGCAGTTAAGCGAGTTTGGCGGGATCGCCTCCGTTATGCCGATCTACGCGGCGATCTTTATGTTTATGGCGATGGCTTCGGCGGGATTGCCGCTGACGATGGGTTTTGTGGGCGAGTTTTTGTCTCTGCTCGGTTACTTCCGCGCAAGCCCGATTATGGCTTTGTTAGCGGGAACGTCGATTATTCTCGGCGCGGTCTATATGCTTAATCTCTATCGCAAAACCTTCTACGGCGCGGTTACGATAGAGGCGAACAAAACGCTAACCGATCTCAATAGACGCGAGCTTGCGGCGCTTATTCCGCTTGTGTTGGTCGTCGTTTGGCTAGGGGTGTATCCCAAGCCTGTTTTAGCGCCGATCGATAAAGCCTCGATATATTTAGCGCAAATGATGGCGATAAAGTCGGTTCCCAACGAGGACGCTACTAGGCAGAGGCTAGAAAGCCTGAATTCGCCGATGTTTGGAGGCGGGCAATGA